A window of the Syntrophothermus lipocalidus DSM 12680 genome harbors these coding sequences:
- a CDS encoding helix-turn-helix transcriptional regulator — protein sequence MIMTVSQPDTTEVTTVAYQRLRDLRKSKGISAKHMADLLGLVTKAAYYKKESGMTRFTLHEARIIAQRLGTSIDELFFADEVSCRDTKADTETVSQYFASDCLIPFDKGVAQSNVNERRIHPPAKHP from the coding sequence ATGATAATGACAGTATCCCAGCCTGATACAACGGAGGTGACTACAGTGGCGTATCAACGATTACGAGATTTAAGGAAAAGCAAAGGCATATCAGCAAAGCACATGGCCGATTTACTTGGGCTTGTAACCAAAGCTGCATACTACAAAAAAGAATCCGGGATGACGCGGTTCACCTTGCACGAGGCGCGCATTATCGCTCAGAGACTTGGTACAAGCATCGATGAACTTTTTTTTGCCGACGAGGTCTCTTGTAGAGATACAAAAGCGGATACCGAGACTGTATCACAGTACTTCGCTTCTGATTGTCTAATTCCATTCGACAAGGGGGTAGCGCAAAGCAATGTTAACGAGAGACGAATACATCCACCTGCGAAACATCCTTGA
- a CDS encoding helix-turn-helix domain-containing protein → MGSRIKQLREERGLTQEQLGKILNVQKAAISKYEKGHTLPDSEALKKLAKFFNVSVDYLLCLTDTREPFDTKVTANVSYESAEKSSRGITNNVKRSFIDMLKDNRGMMPSETLLGLLIVIPAVILALLEKLANVADEEKGRLVSDLETTLREAMDSALTKDIIDISDLDEEMKQDALQYIEWLRTKQKLNPKHDETSAGLEDLDKDKRKAEGE, encoded by the coding sequence GTGGGAAGCCGCATTAAACAACTCAGAGAAGAGCGCGGACTCACTCAAGAACAATTAGGAAAAATTCTTAACGTACAAAAGGCTGCCATCTCCAAATATGAAAAAGGTCACACTCTACCCGACAGTGAGGCGCTGAAAAAGCTCGCGAAGTTTTTTAACGTATCGGTGGATTATCTTCTCTGTTTGACTGATACGCGCGAACCTTTTGACACAAAAGTCACGGCAAATGTCTCATATGAAAGCGCTGAAAAATCCTCCAGAGGAATTACAAACAACGTTAAGAGGTCATTTATAGACATGCTCAAAGATAACCGCGGCATGATGCCGTCGGAGACTTTACTTGGTCTTCTCATCGTGATACCGGCTGTTATTTTGGCACTGCTCGAAAAACTCGCTAATGTCGCAGACGAAGAAAAGGGACGATTAGTAAGCGATCTCGAAACAACACTGAGAGAGGCGATGGATAGTGCCTTAACAAAAGACATTATAGACATAAGCGACTTAGACGAAGAGATGAAGCAGGACGCACTACAATATATAGAATGGTTGCGAACAAAGCAGAAGCTTAATCCCAAGCACGACGAAACGTCCGCTGGATTAGAGGACCTAGACAAAGATAAGCGCAAAGCGGAAGGGGAATAA
- a CDS encoding restriction endonuclease translates to MSGREFEQWLSVKFKQMGYKVQLQRGFKDKGADLILQKGPLTIAVQAKKLAPGRKVGVKVLGEVLRAMKYYKAPRGIVVTNQYFTREMIEEASGYTDVQLWDRPRLIREIEKLNQTKTAAVTQTMDGRINKSIK, encoded by the coding sequence ATGTCCGGCAGAGAATTTGAACAATGGCTGAGTGTTAAATTCAAGCAGATGGGGTATAAAGTACAACTACAGCGAGGCTTCAAAGACAAGGGAGCAGATTTAATTTTGCAGAAAGGACCACTCACAATAGCAGTGCAGGCCAAAAAACTTGCTCCGGGAAGGAAAGTTGGGGTGAAGGTACTTGGTGAAGTCTTGAGAGCCATGAAGTATTACAAGGCTCCACGGGGCATAGTGGTCACGAACCAGTACTTCACGCGCGAAATGATAGAGGAAGCAAGCGGTTATACTGATGTGCAACTGTGGGACCGCCCGCGGTTGATACGGGAGATTGAGAAACTTAACCAAACAAAAACCGCTGCGGTGACTCAGACCATGGACGGCAGGATAAACAAGAGCATAAAATAA
- a CDS encoding type II toxin-antitoxin system HicB family antitoxin, protein MSRRFLVIIEQDEDGKYIASVPSLPGCHTQADNLADLEKRIQEAISLYLDEAGDIVPTTEKLIGVYQIEVLP, encoded by the coding sequence ATGTCCCGTCGCTTTTTGGTCATTATCGAACAGGACGAGGATGGAAAGTATATCGCATCAGTACCATCTCTGCCTGGCTGCCATACCCAGGCAGATAACCTGGCCGACTTGGAGAAACGGATTCAAGAAGCCATCAGCCTTTACCTTGACGAGGCCGGGGATATAGTTCCTACAACTGAGAAACTAATAGGTGTTTACCAGATCGAGGTACTGCCATGA
- a CDS encoding type II toxin-antitoxin system HicA family toxin — MTRLAVISAEDMERILIHLGFQRKRQAGSHVMFAHPDGRCTVVPFHKGEDLARGLIRKILRDIDISPEEYETLRRDVL; from the coding sequence ATGACGAGGCTTGCCGTCATCTCTGCTGAAGACATGGAGCGCATATTGATTCATTTGGGATTCCAGCGTAAAAGACAGGCAGGAAGCCATGTGATGTTTGCCCATCCCGATGGACGGTGTACAGTTGTCCCGTTCCACAAAGGCGAAGACTTAGCCAGAGGTCTAATCAGGAAGATTCTACGGGATATAGATATATCGCCCGAAGAATACGAAACACTAAGGCGAGACGTCTTATAA
- the smpB gene encoding SsrA-binding protein SmpB, producing the protein MSKEGYKVVIENRKARHNYHIEETYEAGLCLVGTEVKSLREGKGNIQDAYAEVKDGEVWVNNFHISPYEKGNRFNHEPKRPKKLLLHRREINRLYGLVQKKGYTLVPLRIYFKDGKAKMALAVARGKKMHDKREDMVARDVKREIERAMKAK; encoded by the coding sequence ATGAGCAAGGAAGGTTATAAAGTAGTGATTGAGAACCGCAAAGCCCGCCATAATTATCATATTGAAGAAACGTATGAAGCCGGCCTTTGCTTGGTAGGGACCGAAGTAAAGTCCTTGCGAGAAGGAAAAGGGAATATACAGGACGCTTATGCAGAGGTCAAGGACGGGGAAGTATGGGTGAACAACTTCCATATAAGCCCCTATGAGAAGGGCAACAGGTTCAACCACGAACCTAAACGGCCCAAGAAACTGCTTTTACACCGCCGGGAGATAAACCGTCTCTACGGTTTGGTTCAGAAAAAAGGTTATACGCTCGTCCCTTTGCGAATATATTTCAAAGACGGAAAAGCTAAGATGGCCCTGGCGGTGGCCCGCGGCAAGAAGATGCACGACAAACGTGAGGACATGGTAGCGCGGGATGTGAAGCGGGAGATTGAACGGGCCATGAAGGCCAAATAA
- the rnr gene encoding ribonuclease R, whose product MITRDEIIAYMEQKSYRPLGYLELKEALNVSEEDETAFARLLGRMEKEGDIVQTRKGKYGLPRMMNLVRGVISISPRGFGILRPDEHTEGEIFVYGRDLNGAMHHDRVMVRINRTGAGGQRPEGEVIRALERAHRQVVGTFRKLRPLPQVIPDDPRLLYPVYVKPKTKMRVNDGDKVLVEITVWPDKDRYPEGRIIEVLGGKGEPGLDVLCIIRKFQLRDEFPSQVVKEARRVAVLPGEDELAQRRDLREWKMVTIDGEDAKDLDDAVSIERTQGGYRLGVHIADVSHYVSEGGVLDKEAFRRGTSVYLTDRVLPMLPPELSNGICSLNAGEDRLAVSVVMDIDEKGEVRNYEIFKSVIRVKERMTYTDVNKILLENDPDLRTRYSELVPDFEVMGELCRILRKRRMDKGALDFDFPETKIIVDEKGWPVAVARMERQLAEMIIEEFMIKANEVVAEHLYSLKVPTLYRVHERPDEDSIRELNRVLGVFGHRVAEREVQPKHFQEILEKIKDRPEERTVSTIILRSMRHARYAPQPLGHFGLASAYYTHFTSPIRRYPDLVVHRVLTYLLEKGAIPAKKRTAWEMKMPLCGEHSTLREITAEEAERESADLKKAQYMKQFVGEFFDAVVSSVTSFGLFVELENTVEGLVHVSSMADDYYEFDDRSFSLTGRHTGKRFRIGDRVRVQLVNVNIDEAKIDFELAG is encoded by the coding sequence TTGATAACCCGCGATGAGATAATCGCCTATATGGAACAGAAGAGCTACCGGCCCCTCGGGTACCTGGAGCTTAAGGAAGCCCTGAACGTCTCCGAGGAAGATGAGACGGCTTTTGCCCGGTTGTTGGGCCGGATGGAAAAGGAAGGCGATATCGTCCAGACCCGGAAGGGAAAGTATGGATTGCCCCGGATGATGAACCTCGTTCGAGGCGTCATTTCCATTAGTCCCAGGGGATTCGGAATCCTGAGGCCTGACGAACACACCGAAGGAGAGATATTCGTTTATGGAAGGGATCTCAACGGGGCCATGCATCACGACCGGGTGATGGTGCGGATTAACCGCACAGGAGCGGGAGGTCAGCGCCCGGAAGGCGAAGTAATTCGGGCGCTAGAGAGGGCTCACCGGCAGGTGGTGGGGACGTTCCGAAAACTCAGGCCGCTGCCCCAGGTCATCCCCGATGATCCGCGTTTGCTCTATCCGGTTTACGTCAAACCCAAGACTAAGATGAGGGTGAACGATGGCGATAAGGTCCTGGTAGAAATCACGGTTTGGCCCGACAAGGACCGGTATCCGGAAGGCAGAATAATCGAGGTACTGGGCGGTAAAGGGGAACCAGGACTGGATGTGCTGTGCATAATAAGAAAATTTCAGCTTCGAGACGAATTCCCAAGCCAGGTCGTGAAAGAAGCTCGACGGGTAGCGGTTTTACCGGGCGAAGACGAATTAGCTCAGAGGCGGGATCTTCGCGAGTGGAAGATGGTGACCATTGACGGCGAAGATGCAAAGGACCTCGATGATGCGGTTTCGATTGAAAGAACACAAGGGGGTTATCGCCTCGGGGTTCATATTGCCGATGTTTCTCATTACGTGAGCGAAGGCGGTGTTTTGGATAAGGAAGCTTTCAGAAGAGGAACCAGCGTGTACCTTACAGACAGGGTCCTGCCCATGCTTCCCCCAGAGCTATCAAACGGAATATGCAGCCTCAACGCGGGGGAGGACCGCCTGGCAGTCAGTGTAGTTATGGACATAGACGAAAAAGGAGAGGTAAGGAATTACGAGATTTTCAAATCTGTCATCCGGGTCAAAGAGAGGATGACCTACACTGACGTGAACAAGATACTTCTGGAAAACGACCCGGATCTTCGGACGCGTTACTCGGAACTAGTGCCTGATTTTGAAGTCATGGGGGAACTCTGCCGGATATTGCGAAAACGACGCATGGACAAAGGTGCTTTGGACTTCGATTTTCCCGAGACTAAGATAATTGTGGACGAAAAAGGGTGGCCAGTCGCCGTGGCCAGGATGGAGCGGCAGTTGGCCGAGATGATAATCGAGGAATTCATGATCAAGGCCAATGAAGTCGTGGCTGAGCACCTGTACAGTCTGAAAGTTCCAACTCTTTACCGGGTTCACGAAAGACCGGACGAGGACAGCATTAGGGAACTGAACCGCGTACTCGGGGTGTTTGGACACCGCGTAGCAGAGCGAGAGGTTCAGCCGAAGCATTTCCAGGAGATACTTGAAAAGATAAAGGACAGGCCGGAGGAGAGAACGGTCAGCACTATAATCTTGCGTTCGATGCGGCATGCCCGGTATGCTCCGCAACCCTTAGGCCATTTCGGCCTGGCGTCTGCATATTATACCCACTTCACTTCCCCCATCCGGCGTTATCCGGACTTAGTTGTGCACCGGGTTCTCACTTACTTGCTGGAAAAGGGAGCGATACCAGCCAAGAAACGAACGGCCTGGGAGATGAAGATGCCGCTTTGCGGCGAACACTCGACACTGAGAGAGATAACAGCCGAAGAGGCGGAACGGGAATCGGCGGACCTGAAGAAAGCCCAGTACATGAAGCAGTTCGTAGGCGAATTCTTCGACGCTGTTGTTTCTTCGGTAACCTCTTTCGGCCTTTTCGTGGAACTGGAGAACACTGTTGAGGGACTTGTCCACGTGTCGTCTATGGCCGATGATTATTACGAGTTCGATGACCGCAGCTTCAGTTTGACAGGCAGGCACACGGGTAAACGGTTCCGCATCGGTGACCGGGTGAGGGTACAACTGGTCAACGTGAACATCGACGAAGCTAAGATAGACTTTGAACTTGCAGGCTAG
- a CDS encoding HDIG domain-containing metalloprotein, translating into MTRDEALKLLKRYLKNKNLFNHCLAVEAIMRGVARHFDEDEEEFGLAGLLHDIDYDSTANDLSRHSLVGSEMLAQEGLPPEIVYAVKVHNDAHGLERKSLLDKALYAADPVSGFIVAAALIRPEKKLEVVDVDFLLNRFKEKSFARGARREQMAACEEFGMSLPEFLELSLRSMQAIAPALGL; encoded by the coding sequence ATGACTAGGGATGAAGCGCTTAAACTTTTGAAAAGATACCTTAAAAACAAGAACCTGTTCAACCACTGCCTGGCGGTGGAGGCCATAATGCGCGGTGTGGCCCGGCATTTCGATGAAGATGAGGAAGAGTTCGGATTGGCTGGGCTTTTGCACGACATAGACTACGATTCCACCGCTAACGATCTGTCGCGCCATTCTCTGGTAGGTAGTGAGATGCTGGCTCAAGAGGGGCTTCCCCCAGAAATCGTTTACGCGGTGAAGGTCCACAACGACGCCCACGGTCTGGAGCGTAAGTCACTGCTTGACAAGGCCTTGTACGCCGCGGACCCCGTAAGCGGGTTCATCGTGGCCGCAGCTCTTATCCGGCCGGAGAAAAAGCTGGAGGTCGTAGATGTGGATTTTTTGCTGAACCGCTTCAAAGAGAAGTCGTTTGCCCGGGGAGCCCGGCGGGAACAGATGGCTGCCTGCGAGGAGTTTGGCATGAGCTTGCCCGAGTTTTTGGAATTATCTCTGAGGAGCATGCAGGCAATAGCGCCTGCCTTGGGACTATAA
- a CDS encoding alpha/beta hydrolase, giving the protein MDNVHPKAEPFLLTGNSGTCILLIHGFTSSPSELRELGERLNQQGFTVRAPLLPGHGSSPVDLNETTWRDWYGKVKGEVEGLQSLCSSLFLVGLSMGGLLALKAAAELEGIRGVVTINAPIFFKGSLVPFARILRFIRPYMPKKLDDNYRIMREQDRFAYDEIPVKAFLSVRELSRQVVRDLKNVKVPVLIFQSKNDESIEERSALVIRGQVGSQEENLIWLEKSSHVATMGPELSFITREICRFIHKHTN; this is encoded by the coding sequence GTGGACAACGTCCATCCCAAGGCAGAACCGTTTCTCCTAACCGGGAACTCGGGAACATGCATTCTGTTAATTCATGGTTTTACTTCTTCTCCATCTGAGCTGAGGGAATTGGGAGAAAGACTGAACCAACAGGGCTTCACCGTGAGGGCACCCTTATTGCCTGGGCACGGGTCGAGCCCGGTTGACCTCAATGAGACTACCTGGCGCGATTGGTACGGTAAGGTGAAAGGGGAGGTAGAAGGTCTGCAATCTCTTTGCAGTTCGCTGTTTCTGGTGGGGCTGTCCATGGGTGGACTGTTAGCCCTGAAGGCTGCGGCCGAGTTAGAAGGGATAAGGGGAGTAGTTACGATTAACGCTCCTATTTTTTTCAAAGGTTCCCTGGTGCCGTTTGCTCGCATCCTGAGGTTCATCAGACCGTATATGCCCAAGAAACTGGATGACAACTACCGCATTATGAGGGAACAGGACCGGTTTGCTTATGACGAGATACCGGTAAAGGCGTTTTTGAGTGTTAGGGAGTTGTCAAGACAGGTGGTCAGGGACTTGAAAAACGTCAAGGTGCCGGTTCTGATTTTTCAATCCAAGAACGACGAGTCTATCGAGGAGAGAAGTGCTCTGGTTATCAGGGGCCAAGTGGGGAGCCAAGAAGAAAACCTTATATGGCTTGAAAAATCGAGTCATGTGGCTACAATGGGGCCTGAGTTATCGTTCATAACTAGAGAGATATGTCGGTTTATTCATAAACATACCAATTAG
- a CDS encoding sodium-translocating pyrophosphatase: MDVTAIIPVSGIFALLFVAYLTWSIFKMDRGTADMQNVADAIREGAYAFLRRQYGTIMTLAVVVAVLLYFVTSKQTVGPAGKQVVIGYRTALAFFLGATCSAIAGFIGMYVAVNSNIRAAAGALRSFPDSLKASFRGGAVTGLAVTALSLLGVWGLFTAYGGRTNPEIAPLLIVGYGFGASFVALFAQLGGGIYTKAADVGADIVGKVEAGIPEDDPRNPAVVADLVGDNVGDCAGRGADLFESTAAENIGAMVLGIALYPVFGVNGLLFPLVARAFGIIASIIGIMCVRGKENEDPMWALNRGYFVTTLFCVIFLYYVVNNMLTGVNPETGQAIKSMNFFWCAIIGVALSYIFVLLTQYYTDIHFRPVKEIAKACTTGPATTIIQGTAVGMESVALPVIFISAAIYGAYTLGATSGLGAEGGLYGTAVATMGMLSTCAFILAMDTFGPITDNAGGIAEMSGAPETVRLRTDRLDACGNTCKALTKGYAIGSAALATFLLFRAYLDEVVIKVQALPAEKIAANPELQMIGKHLPVDIGNVKVFIGAFVALMLVFLFSSTAIRAVGNAAQSVIIEVRRQFREIPGLMEGKAKPEYGRCVDIVTARALKEMVLPGMLVVVTPILVGILLGPAAAAAFLMVGTIGGVVVALYLNNGGGAWDNAKKLIELGHYGGKGSEAHAAGVVGDTVGDPFKDTAGPSLHVLVKLISTITLVLVGSFFMFI, encoded by the coding sequence ATGGATGTAACTGCAATCATTCCGGTATCAGGCATATTCGCCTTGTTGTTCGTCGCTTATTTGACATGGAGCATATTCAAGATGGACCGGGGCACGGCAGATATGCAGAATGTTGCCGATGCCATTCGGGAAGGCGCTTATGCCTTTCTTAGAAGACAGTACGGGACGATTATGACCCTGGCCGTGGTGGTGGCCGTTCTGCTGTACTTTGTTACATCGAAGCAGACGGTAGGGCCCGCAGGCAAACAGGTGGTCATAGGATACCGTACAGCACTGGCCTTTTTCCTGGGAGCTACTTGCTCGGCTATCGCAGGGTTTATTGGCATGTACGTGGCTGTTAACTCAAACATAAGGGCTGCAGCAGGAGCCTTGCGTAGCTTCCCAGACTCTCTTAAGGCTTCGTTCCGGGGCGGAGCTGTAACAGGCTTAGCGGTTACCGCTCTGAGCCTCCTGGGTGTATGGGGCCTGTTCACGGCTTACGGGGGCAGAACCAATCCGGAAATTGCCCCTCTACTCATAGTTGGGTACGGATTCGGCGCCAGTTTTGTGGCCTTGTTTGCCCAGCTGGGCGGCGGGATCTATACGAAGGCAGCTGACGTGGGGGCGGACATCGTAGGGAAGGTAGAGGCCGGGATTCCCGAAGACGACCCCCGCAACCCGGCAGTGGTGGCTGACCTGGTTGGGGATAACGTTGGGGACTGTGCCGGTCGTGGAGCCGACCTGTTTGAATCCACGGCAGCCGAAAACATAGGGGCAATGGTGTTAGGAATCGCTTTGTACCCTGTATTCGGGGTTAATGGTTTATTGTTCCCGCTGGTGGCCCGTGCTTTTGGGATTATCGCCTCCATAATCGGCATCATGTGCGTGCGCGGGAAAGAAAACGAAGACCCGATGTGGGCCCTAAACCGCGGGTACTTCGTGACAACCCTGTTCTGTGTAATCTTCCTCTACTACGTGGTCAACAACATGCTGACCGGCGTCAATCCCGAGACCGGTCAAGCCATAAAATCCATGAACTTCTTCTGGTGCGCCATCATCGGGGTTGCCTTGAGCTATATTTTTGTTCTCTTGACCCAGTACTATACAGACATTCATTTCCGACCAGTAAAAGAGATCGCCAAGGCTTGTACCACTGGACCTGCAACTACTATTATCCAGGGAACTGCGGTAGGAATGGAGAGCGTTGCCCTGCCCGTAATATTCATCTCGGCAGCGATTTACGGCGCATATACCTTAGGGGCAACTAGCGGGCTTGGAGCCGAAGGCGGTCTTTACGGGACTGCCGTAGCCACTATGGGCATGCTATCGACCTGTGCATTCATACTGGCTATGGACACCTTCGGACCGATTACCGACAATGCCGGGGGGATCGCCGAGATGTCTGGGGCACCCGAGACGGTTCGCTTAAGAACAGACCGGTTGGATGCCTGCGGCAACACCTGTAAGGCTCTGACCAAGGGGTACGCCATCGGCAGTGCGGCTCTGGCCACGTTCTTGCTGTTCCGGGCTTACCTGGACGAAGTGGTCATCAAAGTGCAAGCGCTTCCTGCGGAAAAAATAGCTGCCAACCCTGAACTGCAGATGATCGGGAAGCACCTGCCCGTTGACATAGGGAACGTGAAGGTGTTCATCGGTGCTTTTGTAGCCCTGATGCTGGTATTTCTCTTCAGCTCGACTGCCATCCGAGCTGTGGGCAACGCCGCTCAATCGGTTATTATCGAGGTAAGAAGGCAGTTCCGGGAGATCCCGGGGTTGATGGAAGGGAAGGCTAAGCCGGAATATGGACGTTGCGTAGACATAGTAACTGCCCGGGCTTTGAAGGAAATGGTTCTGCCAGGTATGCTGGTGGTAGTTACTCCTATCCTGGTCGGAATCCTGCTAGGACCGGCGGCAGCAGCTGCTTTCCTGATGGTGGGTACCATCGGCGGGGTCGTGGTTGCGCTGTACCTCAACAACGGCGGCGGTGCTTGGGACAATGCCAAGAAACTTATCGAGCTCGGACACTACGGCGGTAAAGGTTCGGAAGCGCATGCGGCCGGGGTGGTAGGCGATACAGTGGGTGACCCGTTCAAAGATACAGCCGGGCCATCCTTGCACGTTCTGGTCAAGCTGATAAGCACCATTACTCTGGTCTTAGTAGGAAGTTTCTTCATGTTCATATAA
- the secG gene encoding preprotein translocase subunit SecG, protein MLKIIVTALQVLVGLGLISTVILQSGRSAGISGAIAGGAEAIFGRKKSKGLDELLNRLTTVLAVLFMILTLTLALMG, encoded by the coding sequence TTGCTCAAAATCATAGTTACAGCTTTGCAGGTGCTGGTGGGGCTCGGGTTGATCTCCACGGTTATCCTGCAATCAGGTCGCAGCGCGGGTATTTCTGGGGCTATTGCCGGCGGGGCCGAAGCCATATTCGGGCGTAAGAAGAGCAAGGGGCTGGACGAATTACTCAACCGGCTCACAACCGTTCTGGCCGTACTTTTTATGATCCTTACGCTAACTCTGGCGCTGATGGGATAA
- the eno gene encoding phosphopyruvate hydratase produces the protein MSIITEVYAREILDSRGNPTVEVEVLLEDGTMGRAAVPSGASTGAFEAVELRDGDAERFGGKGVLNAVDNVNTVIAPEVVGMDALDQVGIDRLMIDLDGTDNKGKLGANAILGVSMAVARAAASYLSMPLYQYLGGVNAKELPIPQMNILNGGKHADNNVDIQEFLILPVGATSFAEALRMGVEVYHTLKKVLSKKGFSTSIGDEGGFAPNLPSNEAAIEVILEAIKTAGYKPGKDIYLGLDVAANEIFKDGKYVFASTGQELTADEVVEFYDGLVRKYPIISLEDGLQEEDWEGWKKLTRKLGKKIQIVGDDIFVTNPQRFTTGIKKGVANSILIKLNQIGTVTETLDTIEMAKRAGYTCVVSHRSGETEDTFIADLVVATNVGQIKTGAPARTDRVAKYNQLLRIEEELSDIGLYRGLGVFYNLQK, from the coding sequence GTGAGTATTATCACCGAGGTTTACGCCAGAGAAATACTGGATTCGCGGGGAAACCCGACGGTGGAGGTCGAGGTCCTTTTAGAAGATGGGACCATGGGACGGGCTGCGGTTCCTTCCGGCGCGTCCACTGGTGCTTTTGAGGCGGTGGAACTGCGGGATGGGGACGCAGAGCGTTTCGGCGGCAAAGGCGTGCTGAATGCGGTGGATAACGTCAACACGGTCATCGCCCCGGAGGTTGTGGGGATGGATGCGCTCGACCAGGTGGGGATTGACCGGTTGATGATTGACCTCGATGGGACTGACAACAAGGGCAAGCTGGGAGCTAACGCTATCTTAGGCGTGTCGATGGCTGTGGCGCGGGCTGCTGCTTCCTACCTATCCATGCCGCTTTACCAGTACCTGGGCGGCGTAAACGCCAAAGAACTGCCGATCCCGCAAATGAACATCTTGAACGGCGGCAAGCACGCGGATAATAATGTGGACATTCAAGAATTCTTGATCCTACCGGTAGGAGCTACTTCTTTTGCCGAGGCCCTGCGCATGGGGGTGGAGGTCTACCATACCCTGAAGAAGGTATTGAGTAAAAAAGGGTTTTCTACTTCCATCGGGGATGAAGGAGGATTTGCTCCCAACTTGCCTTCGAATGAAGCCGCGATTGAAGTAATTTTGGAGGCTATTAAAACGGCGGGGTACAAGCCGGGGAAGGATATTTACCTGGGACTGGATGTTGCTGCCAATGAGATTTTCAAGGACGGGAAATACGTTTTTGCCAGCACCGGCCAAGAGCTGACCGCCGATGAGGTGGTCGAGTTTTACGATGGCCTTGTGCGTAAGTATCCTATCATATCCCTGGAAGACGGGCTGCAGGAAGAAGACTGGGAAGGGTGGAAAAAGCTCACCCGTAAGCTGGGCAAGAAGATTCAGATCGTCGGAGATGATATTTTCGTAACCAATCCCCAGCGTTTTACCACAGGAATAAAAAAGGGTGTGGCCAACAGCATACTTATCAAACTGAATCAGATAGGCACGGTCACTGAGACCTTGGATACGATTGAAATGGCTAAAAGAGCCGGTTACACCTGTGTAGTATCCCACCGTTCCGGGGAGACGGAGGACACCTTCATCGCTGACCTGGTAGTAGCGACCAACGTAGGGCAGATAAAGACCGGGGCTCCGGCCAGGACTGACCGGGTAGCGAAATACAACCAGCTGTTGCGGATAGAAGAAGAATTAAGCGATATCGGGCTGTATCGTGGGTTGGGGGTTTTCTATAATTTACAAAAATGA
- a CDS encoding GxxExxY protein yields the protein MPLAFRGFPTGHRSHHTCLAGSAGSCGNDGKELDSVLRFIRRRRTQIFGHRWTLISTDLHRCLMVNNSVVGEAKATENMDQVFEARLLEYFKATGIRLELLVNLGPKVTVEPRAL from the coding sequence GTGCCGCTTGCGTTCAGGGGGTTCCCTACGGGACATCGCTCCCACCATACTTGCCTTGCTGGATCTGCCGGTTCCTGCGGAAATGACGGGAAAGAACTTGATTCAGTGTTGAGGTTTATTAGACGCAGACGGACGCAGATTTTTGGCCACAGATGGACACTGATTAGCACAGATTTACACAGATGTCTCATGGTGAACAATTCAGTGGTAGGAGAGGCCAAGGCAACAGAAAACATGGACCAAGTTTTCGAGGCTCGTTTGCTGGAGTATTTCAAGGCCACCGGAATAAGACTGGAGTTACTTGTCAACCTTGGCCCCAAGGTCACTGTCGAACCTCGGGCTTTGTAA